One Acetobacterium sp. KB-1 DNA segment encodes these proteins:
- a CDS encoding sensor domain-containing diguanylate cyclase: protein MLNELNVFSEENLITMAVILTIVFFSLVGGAGYHFTKMKKRREEWQQTEKMYQGVFNQVTESVIIVDNEGIIFKANDTFLNYQGKPADKIIGKSIQRIPMDYVFEEERDELNKAIAQKGVYERDIKFFHKSGEVIPIHLVFKPLKMRDKKGCEKSYLIITGKDLKKANEKDAYISQQKEELLEIQRLAHLGYWEMNYLTKKIYWSRELYSILGYEEGEVEPNLDIIYWMAYEDDQNRVWKAFLRAFQAQEKVDTHYRIKNNRGEIRDIYLRVRHYFTKDNEHQRTIGILQDVTKQVDLREELNAQLVFTDKVLNNSRLLFIEFNNAFEVLSINHVVHQLSGINYDEVEDKNLRDIFGNLKRLHRKFINENLDFKKPLPFKDHKGNIHYIQWDHATFTRRDGKNTNILLGIDVTDTIEKRKALEAAFIQDPITKLPNRYKLEQVLGNYFSKCKNNSEKHLALIFIHLEGLHTVGDAFGQTIEDQLIQSLSEQLYDVIGKYGLLVRRYSDQFALFYPCDSSIKIILEICQMITDLLSNPFIIEGNAFILRNHIGVSKYPDHATNKEDLIRFGSAAMHEAQRLDLDCYFYHDSLGKKLKSKVNGYELNN, encoded by the coding sequence ATGCTGAATGAGTTAAATGTTTTTTCAGAAGAGAATTTGATAACGATGGCGGTGATTTTAACCATTGTTTTTTTTAGTTTGGTTGGTGGTGCAGGCTATCACTTTACAAAAATGAAAAAAAGGCGTGAAGAATGGCAACAAACTGAAAAAATGTATCAGGGTGTTTTTAACCAGGTTACTGAGAGTGTCATTATTGTTGATAATGAAGGGATTATATTCAAGGCGAATGATACGTTTCTAAATTATCAGGGAAAACCTGCAGATAAAATTATTGGCAAAAGCATCCAGCGTATTCCGATGGATTATGTTTTTGAAGAGGAACGGGATGAACTGAATAAGGCGATTGCGCAAAAGGGTGTTTATGAAAGAGATATCAAATTTTTTCATAAAAGCGGCGAAGTGATCCCAATTCATCTGGTCTTTAAACCGCTAAAAATGCGTGACAAAAAAGGGTGCGAAAAGAGCTATCTGATTATAACGGGAAAAGATTTAAAAAAGGCCAATGAGAAGGATGCATATATCAGCCAGCAAAAAGAAGAACTCCTGGAAATTCAACGTCTTGCTCATTTGGGTTACTGGGAAATGAATTATTTAACAAAAAAAATTTACTGGTCAAGGGAACTTTATAGTATACTGGGTTATGAAGAAGGGGAAGTTGAACCCAATCTTGACATCATTTATTGGATGGCCTATGAGGATGATCAAAACCGCGTTTGGAAAGCATTCCTGCGGGCATTTCAAGCTCAGGAGAAGGTCGATACTCATTATCGCATAAAAAATAATCGCGGAGAAATTCGGGACATTTACTTAAGAGTACGACATTATTTTACAAAAGATAACGAACATCAGCGAACAATTGGGATTCTCCAGGATGTCACAAAACAGGTTGATTTGCGAGAAGAATTGAATGCCCAGCTTGTTTTTACAGATAAGGTTCTAAACAATAGCCGGCTTTTGTTTATTGAATTCAATAATGCTTTTGAAGTCCTCAGTATTAATCATGTGGTTCATCAATTAAGTGGAATAAATTATGATGAGGTTGAAGATAAGAACTTACGGGATATTTTTGGGAATCTTAAACGTCTCCATCGAAAATTCATAAATGAAAACCTGGATTTCAAAAAACCGTTGCCTTTTAAGGATCACAAAGGGAATATTCACTATATCCAATGGGATCATGCGACGTTTACCAGAAGAGATGGAAAAAATACCAATATTCTGCTTGGAATCGACGTTACCGACACTATTGAAAAGAGAAAAGCTTTGGAAGCGGCTTTTATCCAAGACCCGATAACCAAACTCCCCAATCGTTATAAATTAGAACAGGTTTTGGGAAATTATTTTAGTAAATGCAAAAATAATTCGGAAAAGCATCTGGCTTTGATCTTTATTCATCTTGAGGGACTTCACACAGTCGGTGATGCTTTTGGTCAAACGATTGAAGATCAGTTGATCCAATCTTTAAGTGAACAATTATATGATGTTATTGGGAAGTATGGGTTACTAGTTCGTCGCTACTCGGATCAGTTTGCGCTATTCTATCCCTGTGATTCAAGCATAAAAATAATTCTTGAAATCTGTCAGATGATTACGGACTTACTTAGTAATCCCTTCATTATTGAAGGAAACGCTTTTATTTTAAGAAACCACATTGGTGTTTCCAAATATCCGGATCACGCTACAAATAAAGAAGATTTGATCCGTTTTGGCAGTGCTGCGATGCATGAAGCCCAGCGATTGGATCTGGATTGCTATTTTTATCACGATTCCCTAGGAAAGAAATTAAAAAGTAAAGTAAATGGATATGAACTAAACAACTAA
- a CDS encoding HAD hydrolase-like protein → MTYKCVVFDFDGTLADTEEKAFNIYNSLAKKYKYSTVTMEELQHIKNLHIKEIKEIVDIPFYKFPRAIRDGQKMMRKESSEIHAFAPDIHDFFTALRKETDHIGILTSNIKKTVSDFLITYDISHEIEFIMCSALMSKSKKIKKVLRKHDIKPDEMLYIGDEVRDIEACQKAGVDVVAVKWGYNSPFALEKCKPTFMIDTIWDVIDIVRTNNKP, encoded by the coding sequence ATGACCTATAAGTGTGTGGTTTTCGATTTTGACGGTACCCTTGCGGATACTGAGGAGAAAGCCTTTAATATATATAACAGTCTGGCAAAAAAATATAAGTACAGCACAGTCACTATGGAAGAATTACAGCATATCAAAAATCTTCACATCAAAGAGATCAAGGAAATTGTGGATATCCCTTTTTACAAATTCCCCCGGGCAATCCGGGATGGACAAAAGATGATGAGAAAAGAATCAAGCGAAATTCATGCTTTCGCTCCGGATATTCATGATTTTTTTACAGCACTGCGTAAAGAAACCGATCATATTGGGATACTTACCTCCAATATTAAAAAAACCGTTTCTGATTTTTTAATAACCTATGATATTAGTCATGAGATTGAGTTTATCATGTGTTCCGCACTCATGTCCAAGTCAAAAAAAATCAAGAAAGTTCTGCGAAAGCATGACATTAAGCCTGACGAAATGCTTTATATCGGGGATGAGGTTCGTGATATAGAAGCCTGCCAAAAGGCCGGGGTGGATGTGGTTGCTGTTAAATGGGGATACAATTCCCCCTTTGCACTTGAAAAATGTAAGCCCACTTTTATGATTGATACCATATGGGATGTCATTGATATTGTTAGAACAAACAACAAACCTTAA
- a CDS encoding GntP family permease, with protein sequence MTGLALMIALVIAISLMILAISRWGVHPFIAIMGVSLMLALIVGLPLSEIPGILGSGFAGIFTSIGIVIILGTLIGLILEKTGAAIKLADMVVKVIGPKNPELALMIMGWIVAVPVFCDSGFVILNPIRKAMWAKTRTSSVAMTVALSAGLYTAHVFIPPTPGPIAAAGSLGVSNYLLMVIAMGTLVSIPTLLAALIFSKYIAKKVKSREEQGVWDYQKSVAELVLEYGEIPGGMASLSPILVPIILMTLGSLASLLAIGGLPGQIMIFLGTPMIALTVGLLCALGLLVSTKRMSDFYELTNETLKVVGPILFVTAAGGVLGKVIVAAGFVDFIQVNAGIISRAGIFFPFLIAAILKTAQGSSTVAITTTAGIMGVYSDPTSMMSALGLSSPMAAVLAVLAIGAGGMTVSHANDSYFWVVTNFSKMETQDGYKTQTIVTFIMGMTAMAAIFILAKILL encoded by the coding sequence ATGACGGGGTTAGCTTTGATGATTGCATTGGTCATTGCAATAAGCTTGATGATTCTGGCCATTTCCCGCTGGGGAGTGCATCCCTTTATAGCAATTATGGGCGTTTCATTAATGCTTGCTTTAATTGTTGGTTTACCGCTTTCGGAGATACCCGGAATTTTAGGATCTGGTTTTGCTGGGATTTTCACAAGCATCGGCATTGTGATCATCCTGGGGACTTTGATTGGGCTGATTCTGGAAAAAACAGGAGCAGCGATTAAATTGGCAGACATGGTGGTAAAAGTAATTGGCCCCAAAAATCCGGAGCTCGCTTTAATGATAATGGGCTGGATTGTGGCAGTGCCAGTTTTTTGCGACAGTGGTTTTGTGATTCTGAATCCAATTCGCAAAGCAATGTGGGCTAAAACAAGAACCTCGTCAGTTGCTATGACAGTGGCTTTGTCAGCAGGACTTTATACTGCGCATGTATTTATTCCACCAACACCGGGCCCCATTGCGGCAGCAGGGTCTCTGGGTGTCTCTAATTACCTGCTAATGGTTATTGCGATGGGCACTCTGGTATCGATACCAACTTTACTTGCAGCTCTGATATTTTCGAAGTACATTGCGAAAAAAGTTAAATCACGCGAAGAGCAGGGTGTTTGGGATTATCAAAAAAGTGTGGCGGAACTGGTTTTAGAGTACGGGGAAATTCCCGGTGGTATGGCATCGCTTTCGCCTATTCTGGTACCGATTATACTGATGACACTTGGTTCGCTTGCCAGTCTGTTAGCGATTGGTGGACTTCCCGGACAAATTATGATTTTTTTAGGAACTCCGATGATTGCCTTGACGGTTGGCTTGCTGTGCGCATTGGGGCTCTTAGTTTCGACGAAAAGGATGTCTGATTTTTACGAACTGACCAATGAAACATTAAAGGTTGTCGGGCCGATTCTTTTTGTAACCGCTGCTGGCGGAGTTTTAGGTAAGGTGATTGTGGCAGCTGGCTTTGTTGATTTTATTCAGGTAAATGCGGGCATTATTTCCCGGGCCGGCATTTTTTTTCCTTTCTTAATTGCGGCGATCTTAAAAACCGCTCAGGGATCTTCAACCGTTGCAATCACGACCACAGCGGGTATTATGGGCGTCTATTCAGATCCGACCTCAATGATGTCTGCTTTAGGTTTGTCAAGTCCGATGGCCGCTGTTTTGGCCGTGCTGGCCATTGGAGCCGGAGGGATGACCGTTTCGCATGCAAATGACAGTTACTTTTGGGTGGTGACTAACTTTAGCAAAATGGAAACCCAGGATGGCTATAAAACACAAACAATTGTGACCTTTATTATGGGGATGACAGCGATGGCCGCGATATTTATATTAGCAAAGATATTATTATAG
- a CDS encoding YjfB family protein → MDIAALSMGMSQMQVAQQASVSVMKMAMETGTEQMTDMMAMVETSTPVATTAGPSPDPNIGQLLDISV, encoded by the coding sequence ATGGATATTGCAGCACTTTCGATGGGAATGAGTCAAATGCAGGTCGCCCAACAGGCTAGTGTATCGGTGATGAAGATGGCAATGGAGACGGGGACTGAGCAAATGACCGATATGATGGCAATGGTGGAAACAAGTACCCCAGTTGCTACGACTGCTGGCCCCTCACCTGACCCCAATATTGGACAACTACTGGACATTTCTGTTTAA
- a CDS encoding peptidylprolyl isomerase, with the protein MEKKPLATVDGKTIYTTDLDALIKQLPQEQANQFTSKEGRRQLLEELIAQELFYLEGKKAKVDESEEFQKMLIDAEEKLLKTHMIAKFMMDITIPDEEVQKFYDENPSQFIAPDSIRASHILLPNEEQASTIIEEIKAGKSFEAAAKEYSICPSNDKGGDLSYFSKGQMVPEFETAAFALEINEMTELPVKTQFGYHIIKLTDRKIAQTIPFDAVKENARNYLLREKQNKAFIGKVEDLKQKYPVKMETTIL; encoded by the coding sequence ATGGAAAAAAAACCGTTGGCTACCGTGGATGGTAAAACGATTTACACCACGGATTTAGATGCCTTAATAAAACAATTACCTCAGGAACAGGCAAATCAATTCACCTCAAAAGAAGGACGACGTCAATTACTAGAAGAACTTATTGCCCAAGAGCTATTTTACTTAGAAGGCAAAAAAGCAAAGGTTGATGAAAGCGAAGAATTCCAGAAAATGCTCATCGATGCAGAAGAAAAGCTTCTAAAAACCCATATGATTGCAAAATTCATGATGGATATCACCATTCCAGATGAAGAAGTGCAAAAATTCTACGATGAAAACCCAAGCCAGTTCATTGCACCAGACAGCATTCGAGCCAGCCACATTCTTTTACCTAATGAAGAACAGGCTTCGACAATTATTGAAGAAATCAAAGCCGGCAAATCCTTTGAAGCAGCAGCAAAAGAATATTCAATTTGCCCTTCTAATGATAAGGGCGGCGATCTAAGCTATTTTTCTAAAGGCCAGATGGTTCCAGAATTTGAAACTGCTGCCTTCGCACTGGAAATAAATGAAATGACTGAGCTACCAGTAAAAACCCAGTTTGGTTACCATATTATTAAGCTGACGGATCGTAAGATTGCTCAAACCATTCCCTTTGATGCAGTAAAGGAAAATGCTCGAAATTACTTATTAAGAGAAAAACAAAACAAAGCTTTTATCGGCAAGGTTGAAGACCTTAAACAAAAATATCCGGTTAAAATGGAAACTACGATTCTGTAA
- a CDS encoding MarR family winged helix-turn-helix transcriptional regulator → MICKKNELYEAYHKLLKLNAAFHENETCLCQAEDVTSKQKYYLKIIDKNYRVTFSQLAQETKNSKPTITELISKFISMGCVYRERSPEDGRVYFIYLTPKGQSIARSEERTQIQVIERIKNSLTEDELDQLITLLNKIL, encoded by the coding sequence ATGATATGTAAGAAAAATGAACTATATGAGGCTTATCATAAACTGCTTAAACTCAATGCAGCTTTCCATGAAAATGAAACCTGCTTGTGTCAGGCGGAAGATGTAACCTCAAAACAGAAATATTATCTTAAAATCATCGACAAGAATTATCGGGTAACCTTCAGCCAGTTGGCTCAGGAAACAAAGAATTCGAAACCGACGATTACCGAATTGATTAGTAAATTTATTTCCATGGGCTGTGTGTATCGGGAACGTTCGCCAGAGGATGGCAGGGTGTATTTTATCTATCTTACACCAAAGGGACAATCAATTGCCAGATCCGAGGAAAGAACCCAGATTCAAGTTATTGAACGGATTAAAAACAGTCTCACCGAAGATGAGCTGGATCAATTGATCACCTTACTAAACAAAATTCTTTAA
- the lon gene encoding endopeptidase La: MNTLEIKNAPLIPITETVIYPGISNRIFVNEDIGNNIKELIIKNNTLAIGLSTKDYKGLVQLTADSFYRIGVLMKFDNIQKSDNGFVIDITTINRVKVLDFSFEEKQINASYTIQEDILDINADEEQEMIMYIKGLMKDLSHNFKGAEYFVSILEGLPSLEEIMGYTIPMMGIPLKSKQVLLEIDSIKERTLSFIDYIIREKDSVHLQLEISKKYSQRKDKTYREAMLREQLKNIKAELGELDEELEEEADYRKRVLDSDMPADIKKIALKEVRKFENSPPNGGESNVIMNYLDLLLELPWTSEKKEIDIEHARQVLESHHFGIDDVKKRIIEHLAVMKLKEDKQGSILLLVGPPGTGKTSLGKSIAEALDRKYVRASLGGVRDEAEIRGHRKTYLGAMPGRIIKGIANAEAKNPVFILDEIDKMGMSHQGDPGSALLEVLDPEQNCTFSDHYLEIPYDLSEVFFIATANDLSTIPAPLLDRAEIIQLSSYTNGEKKRIAIDHLLPSVLDDHGLTSEMLQIEETAVEAIVENYTAEAGVRGLTKQLAKIARVVSEKIVSKKVELPFIVTTQNISEVLGNKTRRHEKAGENNKPGVVTGMAWTAVGGEILFTEASLMPGSGKLTLTGQLGDVMKESATIAMSLIRSRLGDLANGFDYFKNDTHIHVPSGSTPKDGPSAGVTLTTALASLILGKPVDSKLSMTGEITLSGQVLPVGGIKEKVIAAQRSGITKILLPKDNEKDVSDIPEEVRNALTIIHVSTIEEVLREALGIELPECKPVLNRPIGDSNVQLSMVGE; the protein is encoded by the coding sequence ATGAACACACTAGAAATTAAAAACGCACCATTAATTCCGATCACAGAAACAGTGATTTATCCAGGGATTTCAAATCGTATTTTTGTAAATGAGGATATTGGAAACAATATCAAAGAATTGATTATCAAGAATAATACCTTGGCCATTGGTCTATCAACAAAAGATTATAAAGGACTCGTTCAATTGACCGCTGATTCGTTTTATCGTATCGGTGTGTTAATGAAATTTGATAATATCCAAAAGTCCGATAATGGTTTTGTTATTGATATCACCACCATCAATCGGGTTAAGGTTCTGGACTTCAGCTTTGAAGAAAAACAGATTAATGCTTCTTATACCATTCAGGAAGATATTCTGGATATCAATGCTGACGAAGAACAGGAAATGATTATGTACATTAAAGGCTTAATGAAAGATTTAAGTCATAATTTTAAGGGTGCTGAGTACTTTGTCAGTATTCTGGAAGGATTACCTTCTTTAGAAGAAATTATGGGTTACACTATTCCCATGATGGGTATTCCTTTAAAAAGCAAACAGGTTCTTCTGGAAATTGATTCAATCAAAGAAAGAACGCTGAGCTTTATTGACTATATCATCCGGGAAAAGGATTCCGTACACCTGCAACTCGAAATTAGTAAAAAATATTCTCAACGTAAGGATAAAACCTATCGTGAAGCGATGCTTCGGGAACAACTTAAGAATATTAAAGCAGAATTAGGTGAACTGGATGAAGAATTAGAAGAAGAAGCCGATTATCGAAAAAGAGTTCTGGATTCAGATATGCCTGCAGACATTAAAAAAATAGCGTTAAAAGAAGTCCGCAAATTTGAAAATTCGCCGCCAAACGGAGGTGAAAGCAATGTGATCATGAATTACCTTGATCTGCTTTTGGAACTCCCTTGGACCAGTGAGAAAAAAGAAATCGATATTGAACACGCCAGACAGGTACTTGAATCCCATCACTTTGGTATTGACGATGTAAAAAAACGAATCATTGAACATTTGGCCGTGATGAAGTTAAAAGAAGACAAACAAGGTTCGATCTTATTGTTAGTGGGACCTCCGGGAACCGGAAAAACCAGTTTGGGTAAGAGCATTGCCGAAGCCCTTGATCGCAAATATGTACGTGCCAGCTTAGGCGGGGTGCGGGATGAAGCCGAGATTCGCGGACATCGCAAGACTTACCTTGGTGCAATGCCGGGACGTATTATTAAAGGCATTGCCAATGCCGAAGCTAAAAATCCGGTTTTCATTTTAGATGAAATTGACAAGATGGGCATGTCTCATCAGGGTGATCCTGGTTCAGCGCTCCTGGAAGTCTTAGATCCTGAGCAAAATTGTACCTTCTCTGATCACTATCTGGAAATTCCCTATGATTTATCCGAGGTATTTTTTATTGCGACAGCCAATGACCTTAGCACGATCCCAGCACCACTTTTGGATCGAGCCGAAATAATTCAGCTGTCAAGCTATACCAACGGTGAAAAGAAACGGATTGCTATTGATCATCTGTTGCCAAGTGTTTTAGATGATCACGGCTTAACCTCTGAGATGCTTCAGATTGAAGAAACAGCTGTTGAAGCGATTGTCGAAAATTACACCGCTGAAGCTGGCGTCCGTGGCCTGACCAAACAACTGGCAAAAATTGCCAGAGTAGTTTCTGAAAAAATCGTTTCGAAAAAAGTTGAACTGCCGTTTATTGTAACAACTCAAAATATCAGCGAAGTATTGGGTAATAAAACCAGACGTCATGAAAAAGCGGGTGAAAATAATAAACCAGGTGTCGTAACCGGAATGGCGTGGACCGCTGTCGGCGGAGAAATTCTCTTTACCGAAGCCAGCCTGATGCCGGGCAGTGGCAAGCTGACCCTAACCGGTCAACTGGGCGATGTCATGAAAGAAAGTGCCACCATTGCGATGAGCCTGATTCGCTCACGATTGGGTGATTTGGCCAATGGATTTGACTATTTTAAAAATGATACCCACATTCATGTCCCATCGGGATCAACTCCAAAAGATGGACCATCTGCCGGGGTGACGCTAACGACGGCTTTGGCATCCTTGATTTTAGGCAAACCGGTTGATTCTAAACTTTCTATGACCGGGGAAATTACCTTAAGCGGTCAGGTACTACCAGTTGGTGGCATTAAAGAAAAGGTTATCGCAGCGCAGCGTAGCGGTATCACTAAAATTTTATTGCCAAAAGACAATGAAAAAGATGTCAGTGATATTCCTGAAGAAGTGCGAAATGCTTTAACCATCATTCATGTTTCAACCATTGAAGAAGTGTTAAGAGAAGCATTGGGAATTGAGCTGCCAGAATGCAAACCGGTTCTTAATCGACCAATAGGCGATTCCAATGTGCAGCTGAGCATGGTTGGTGAATAA
- the mutL gene encoding DNA mismatch repair endonuclease MutL, translating into MKIKMLNNETINKIAAGEVIVRPVSVVKELVENAIDAGANQITVIIEAGGKNRITVQDNGCGIAYNEIPLAFKRHATSKLSTIDDLESIESLGFRGEALSSVSAVAKVQITTRFTNEEVGSLTLFEGGKLINQRVCAYNRGTEITVSDLFYNTPARRKHMEKDKKEEMIVRDLLEKIAISHPGVRFQLSCNGRIVLDTPGTGKVIDVVAGLYGIDVAANLIALNYENKPMKLAGLVGNLKTMRNHRDDQVFFINGRYIKNNRLAQALDEAYEGYSMKHQHPLGIIFMTLPGRMLDINIHPAKTEIKILNESLVCLLFKQGIRETLRNTNLIVELGTVDDQTEEAKKFETDRVGIDTKRVEKHTRVQRSFLEDQTSIDTMASTKKASSMEDDIDFVKKTEALEYQGQFSPPNIPIKREEAVLPRNSKVAPEVHNDDKFDSLRTPNADTNLITKVSLAGEGQEIDIAPLETKDKRRLVVDNSNRVAEASVSFNSDVINRGTIDHDEKAVPGFKKDVQDLAKMRIVGQLFNVYILLEGEKEIYLLDQHAAHEAFLTQELMGIFNRNEGLPSQGLMTPIPLKVRPKDLTLIENALAEYQRLGYDCDVFGDDTLLVRSVPVLLGEPQSPDLLKAMIDEHLFESNENTEGNTVFSEKVKNKIIMMACKAAIKGGQSLTQAEIRKLLEDLRRLSNPYTCPHGRPIIMRLKEYELMKLFKRVV; encoded by the coding sequence ATGAAAATTAAGATGCTAAATAATGAAACAATTAATAAAATAGCTGCCGGTGAGGTGATTGTCCGGCCCGTGTCAGTAGTAAAGGAATTGGTGGAAAATGCCATTGACGCTGGCGCCAACCAGATTACTGTAATCATTGAAGCGGGTGGAAAAAACCGGATTACAGTTCAGGACAATGGCTGCGGGATTGCCTATAATGAGATTCCGCTGGCCTTTAAACGCCATGCCACTAGTAAGTTATCAACCATCGACGATCTGGAATCGATTGAATCACTGGGGTTTAGAGGCGAAGCATTATCCAGTGTGTCAGCAGTCGCCAAGGTGCAGATTACTACCCGGTTTACGAATGAAGAGGTTGGAAGTTTAACCTTGTTTGAAGGTGGAAAACTCATTAATCAGCGGGTTTGTGCCTATAATCGCGGCACCGAAATCACAGTGAGTGATCTTTTCTACAATACGCCGGCCCGACGAAAACATATGGAAAAGGACAAAAAAGAAGAAATGATCGTTCGGGATCTGTTAGAAAAAATTGCTATTTCCCATCCGGGGGTTCGCTTTCAGCTTAGTTGCAACGGGCGAATTGTGCTTGATACCCCAGGTACCGGAAAGGTGATCGATGTGGTTGCGGGGCTTTATGGGATTGATGTGGCGGCTAATTTGATCGCTCTGAATTATGAAAACAAACCCATGAAGCTGGCGGGTTTAGTGGGAAACCTCAAAACCATGCGAAATCATCGCGACGATCAGGTGTTTTTTATTAATGGACGCTATATTAAAAATAATCGACTGGCTCAGGCATTAGATGAAGCCTATGAGGGCTATAGCATGAAACATCAGCACCCCCTTGGTATTATTTTTATGACGCTACCGGGCCGAATGCTTGACATAAACATCCATCCGGCTAAAACCGAAATAAAAATTCTAAATGAAAGCCTGGTCTGTCTGCTCTTTAAACAGGGGATCAGGGAAACCCTCAGAAATACCAATCTAATCGTTGAACTGGGGACGGTTGATGATCAAACGGAAGAAGCTAAAAAATTCGAAACTGATCGCGTCGGGATAGATACAAAACGTGTTGAGAAACACACACGTGTGCAAAGAAGTTTTCTGGAAGATCAGACCAGCATTGACACTATGGCATCAACTAAAAAAGCGTCCTCGATGGAAGATGACATTGATTTCGTAAAAAAAACGGAAGCACTTGAATATCAGGGTCAATTCAGTCCCCCCAATATCCCAATCAAAAGAGAAGAAGCCGTCTTGCCACGAAATAGTAAGGTAGCGCCTGAAGTCCATAATGATGACAAATTTGATTCGCTTAGGACTCCGAATGCAGATACAAATCTGATCACAAAAGTGAGTCTCGCGGGAGAAGGGCAAGAAATTGATATAGCGCCTCTTGAGACTAAGGACAAAAGGAGGTTAGTCGTCGACAATTCTAATCGTGTTGCCGAAGCGTCGGTTAGTTTTAATAGCGATGTTATCAATCGCGGGACAATTGATCATGATGAGAAAGCGGTGCCAGGATTTAAAAAAGATGTTCAGGACCTGGCAAAAATGAGAATTGTCGGACAGCTGTTTAATGTATATATTCTTCTGGAGGGTGAAAAAGAAATTTATCTTCTTGATCAACATGCGGCCCACGAAGCTTTCTTAACCCAGGAGCTGATGGGAATTTTTAATCGCAATGAAGGTCTTCCCAGTCAGGGGTTGATGACACCGATACCTTTAAAAGTTCGTCCCAAAGATTTAACCCTGATCGAAAATGCGTTGGCTGAGTATCAAAGATTGGGCTATGACTGTGATGTTTTTGGAGATGATACCTTGCTTGTTCGTAGTGTCCCGGTATTATTAGGGGAACCCCAGAGCCCGGACTTATTAAAAGCGATGATTGACGAACATCTTTTTGAAAGTAACGAAAATACTGAGGGCAACACGGTTTTTTCAGAAAAAGTAAAAAATAAAATCATTATGATGGCTTGTAAAGCTGCCATTAAAGGCGGGCAATCTTTGACCCAGGCTGAAATTAGAAAACTTCTTGAAGATTTGAGGCGTCTCAGTAATCCCTATACTTGTCCCCATGGACGCCCTATCATCATGAGATTAAAGGAATATGAATTAATGAAATTATTCAAGCGGGTGGTATAA
- the miaA gene encoding tRNA (adenosine(37)-N6)-dimethylallyltransferase MiaA, whose product METKKPKILVVVGPTASGKTALGVALAKKLNGEIISADSMQIYKYMNIGTAKVTLEEMQGVPHHLVDCVSPDEEFSVAKYKKAALGAIEAILSKGKLPIIIGGTGLYINSLSLPWDFQKKDSDEIIRWRLTAEAEVLGKEALYQRLKSVDPVTAESVHPNNQNRIIRALEIYELTGKPKSHFDEETKKQEVPYDYIILGLDWDRETLYHRINHRVDRMIEEGLVEETKMLVERGYDWNLTALKAIGYKELKPYLEGVSTLAEAVTILKRDSRHYAKRQMTWFRKDKRIQWLKMSEAKDLETQVEACLKLILPQFEPINESE is encoded by the coding sequence ATGGAAACAAAAAAACCAAAAATACTCGTCGTGGTAGGACCGACTGCCAGCGGAAAAACCGCATTGGGGGTGGCACTTGCAAAAAAATTGAATGGTGAGATTATTTCTGCGGACTCCATGCAAATCTATAAATATATGAACATTGGTACAGCCAAGGTCACCTTAGAAGAAATGCAGGGGGTACCTCATCATCTGGTAGATTGTGTGTCCCCGGATGAAGAATTCAGTGTCGCAAAATATAAGAAAGCCGCACTGGGTGCCATCGAAGCCATTCTTTCAAAAGGAAAGCTTCCTATTATAATAGGGGGGACAGGATTATACATTAATAGTCTTAGTCTGCCCTGGGATTTTCAAAAAAAGGACAGTGATGAAATAATACGGTGGCGACTAACGGCCGAAGCCGAAGTCCTGGGGAAGGAAGCCTTATACCAGCGGCTAAAATCGGTGGATCCGGTTACGGCAGAAAGTGTTCACCCCAATAATCAAAATCGGATTATCCGGGCGTTGGAAATTTATGAGCTCACTGGCAAGCCGAAATCCCATTTTGATGAAGAGACAAAAAAACAGGAAGTTCCTTATGATTATATTATTCTGGGGTTGGACTGGGACCGCGAGACGCTCTATCATCGGATTAACCATCGGGTTGATCGGATGATTGAGGAAGGTCTTGTTGAAGAGACAAAGATGCTGGTTGAGCGGGGCTATGACTGGAACTTGACGGCACTAAAGGCAATTGGCTATAAAGAGCTAAAACCCTACCTGGAAGGGGTGTCCACCTTGGCAGAAGCGGTAACCATTCTAAAACGGGATTCCCGACACTACGCCAAACGTCAAATGACCTGGTTTCGCAAAGATAAGCGCATCCAGTGGCTGAAAATGAGTGAGGCCAAAGACTTGGAGACCCAGGTTGAGGCGTGTCTAAAGCTGATTCTTCCTCAATTTGAACCAATAAATGAAAGTGAGTAA